GCAAAGAGCTCAAGATGCCAGGACTTCGCAAGGCGTATGCCTCCCTCGCTCGGGAAGCGATACAGAATGGGCAGTCCATGGTTCAATATCTGGCCGGCTGTCTAGCCGAAGAACTAGAGTCTCGAAAACAGAGCCGTCTCCAAACGTATACTCGTCAGGCCCGGTTTCCGACGTATAAAACCCTGCAGGATTTCGATTTTGCCGCAATCCCTGCACTGTCGAAACAACGGGTTCTGCATCTGGCGGAAGGTGAATTCATTCGAAACAAAGAAAACGTGATTTGTATGGGAGCCAGCGGTACAGGAAAAACGCATGTGGCCATTGCAATCGGAATGGCTGCCATTGCTGCTGGATACCGGGTCCGATTCATTACGGTGATGCAACTCGTTCAGGAGTTGTTGCAGGCAGAGTCCGAGTACCGTTTGCCCCGATACCTGCGAACGTGGGATAAGTATGACCTCGTTTGTTTGGACGAGCTCGGGTACGTTTCGCTTTCGCAAGGGGGCCCCTTGTTGTTCCAATTCTGCGCTGACCGTTATGAGAAAGGGAGCCTCCTCATTACGACGAATCTTGAGTTTGCGAAATGGA
The Effusibacillus lacus DNA segment above includes these coding regions:
- the istB gene encoding IS21-like element helper ATPase IstB, whose amino-acid sequence is MADDIHAAMVDIYCKELKMPGLRKAYASLAREAIQNGQSMVQYLAGCLAEELESRKQSRLQTYTRQARFPTYKTLQDFDFAAIPALSKQRVLHLAEGEFIRNKENVICMGASGTGKTHVAIAIGMAAIAAGYRVRFITVMQLVQELLQAESEYRLPRYLRTWDKYDLVCLDELGYVSLSQGGPLLFQFCADRYEKGSLLITTNLEFAKWTDVFHDVTLTTALLDRLTHHSHILLFEGESYRFRESQRKTINENLRRNGDELHETRNPAV